A stretch of Aerococcaceae bacterium zg-252 DNA encodes these proteins:
- a CDS encoding ABC transporter ATP-binding protein, translating into MQVRFDNVTMQFENKKVLDNINFTLPSGELISFLGPSGCGKSTTLYLISGLLNATSGNIYFDDKDVTKLDPVKRQVGLVFQNYALYPHLTVLENIMFPLKMAKMPKAQRIEIGKEMAALTQIHDQLDKYPRQLSGGQQQRVAISRALAKSPSILLMDEPLSNLDARLRIEMREEIRRIQQETGVTTVFVTHDQEEALSIADNVMVLNQGEIQQMTDPVTLYREPSNLFVAKFIGTPIINTFTKNSPPLNPNAWVMNHDWETLGIRSEHFRLGTLADHLVSATVQRVEQVGKDVTIHCECNGETFVVSDIDAELPVGEQIFLTVEPKHLMFFNQKANRVEVV; encoded by the coding sequence GTGCAAGTAAGATTTGATAATGTCACGATGCAGTTTGAAAATAAAAAAGTATTAGATAATATTAATTTTACATTACCGAGTGGTGAATTAATTTCATTTTTAGGGCCAAGTGGTTGTGGGAAGTCTACGACATTGTACTTGATTTCTGGTTTGTTAAATGCAACATCTGGAAACATTTATTTTGACGATAAAGATGTAACAAAATTAGATCCTGTAAAACGTCAAGTGGGATTAGTGTTTCAAAATTATGCGTTATATCCACATTTAACGGTATTAGAAAACATTATGTTTCCATTGAAAATGGCGAAAATGCCTAAGGCACAACGTATTGAAATTGGAAAAGAAATGGCAGCATTAACTCAAATTCATGACCAATTAGATAAATACCCACGTCAATTATCAGGTGGTCAACAACAACGTGTTGCGATTAGTCGTGCATTAGCGAAATCACCGTCTATTTTATTAATGGACGAACCTTTATCGAACTTAGATGCTCGTTTACGGATTGAAATGCGTGAAGAAATCAGACGCATTCAACAAGAAACTGGTGTTACGACGGTATTTGTTACCCATGACCAAGAAGAAGCATTGAGTATTGCAGATAATGTTATGGTGTTAAATCAAGGTGAAATTCAACAGATGACAGACCCAGTAACCTTGTATCGTGAACCAAGTAATTTATTTGTTGCTAAATTTATCGGAACACCAATTATCAATACATTTACTAAAAATTCGCCGCCATTAAATCCAAATGCTTGGGTAATGAATCATGATTGGGAAACATTAGGAATTCGTTCAGAGCATTTCCGTCTAGGAACTTTAGCTGACCATTTAGTGAGTGCAACAGTGCAACGAGTTGAGCAAGTCGGAAAAGATGTGACGATTCATTGCGAGTGTAATGGTGAAACATTTGTGGTATCGGATATTGATGCTGAATTACCTGTTGGAGAGCAAATATTCTTAACGGTTGAGCCAAAACATTTGATGTTCTTCAATCAAAAAGCGAATCGTGTTGAGGTAGTGTAA
- a CDS encoding sugar ABC transporter permease: MNKKPTLKSSLQALLYLAPMLTISGIFTIFPIFKSIAMSFYTKFNLFTGEVSARGLDNYRTVLTDKNFHAALRNTVIYVIGVVPTTIFISLLIAMMLNSIPFLKGIFRTVYFLPYVTSTVAVSVVWSWLYHSRYGFFNYILGLFGVDAINWLNSPDNALPAVMIMAIWKGLGFNILLLLVGLGNINENYYKAAKIDGANAFRRFTNITIPLLRPTLFLLSTLGVISGFKVFDEVYALFSGRPGPAGSATTLVYYLFQKFYVQFKYGEAAATGIILFVIVLGITLVQNAGNRYLEKRGG; the protein is encoded by the coding sequence ATGAATAAAAAACCAACACTCAAAAGTTCTTTGCAGGCTTTGTTATATTTAGCACCAATGTTAACGATTAGTGGGATTTTTACGATTTTCCCTATTTTTAAGTCGATTGCGATGAGTTTTTATACTAAATTCAATCTCTTTACAGGTGAAGTATCTGCACGTGGTTTAGACAATTATAGAACGGTTTTAACTGATAAGAACTTCCATGCAGCTTTACGCAATACGGTTATCTATGTTATTGGTGTTGTGCCGACAACGATTTTTATTTCGCTATTGATTGCGATGATGTTGAATAGTATTCCATTTTTAAAAGGAATTTTTAGAACGGTCTATTTTTTACCTTATGTAACCAGTACTGTAGCCGTATCGGTTGTGTGGAGTTGGCTCTATCATTCACGTTATGGATTTTTCAACTATATTCTTGGATTGTTCGGAGTTGATGCTATCAATTGGTTAAATTCGCCGGATAATGCTTTGCCAGCCGTTATGATTATGGCGATATGGAAAGGATTAGGGTTTAATATCTTACTCCTACTTGTAGGGTTAGGAAATATTAATGAAAATTACTATAAAGCAGCCAAAATTGACGGGGCTAATGCATTTCGTCGTTTCACGAATATAACGATTCCGTTATTGCGTCCGACTTTATTCTTATTGTCAACTCTTGGGGTTATCAGTGGATTTAAAGTATTTGACGAAGTGTATGCTTTATTTAGTGGGCGTCCTGGGCCAGCCGGTTCTGCTACTACATTAGTTTATTATTTATTCCAAAAATTCTATGTGCAATTTAAATACGGTGAAGCAGCTGCAACAGGTATTATTTTATTTGTGATTGTATTAGGTATTACCTTAGTTCAAAATGCAGGTAACCGTTACTTAGAAAAG